Proteins encoded within one genomic window of Panacibacter microcysteis:
- a CDS encoding glycosyltransferase gives MQNVIIIGPAHPLRGGGLSSFNERLARAHQEAGDRVTIYTFSLQYPGFLFPGTSQYSSEPAPADLNIKVRINSVNPLNWISVGNEIKALQPDIVIVRYWLPFMGPSLGTILRRIKRNKHTKIIAIADNVIPHESRPGDKQFTAYFIKPVDAFITMSEKVMKDLRLFTQKKAVLVPHPLYDNFGNQVSKSAARQHLHINESDNIILFFGFIRRYKGLDMLLQAMAILKNDPRAKQIRLLVAGEFYEDRKTYDDIIQQNDLAGQLILRTDFIADSEVKYYLSAADFVIQPYRNATQSGVTPLAYHFEKPMLVTNVGGLPDLVPDGKAGLIAEPNPADIASHILKLYELGEDHFLPHLRSEKKKYSWSVLVDTIKNLTTD, from the coding sequence ACCATCTATACCTTTTCATTACAATACCCCGGCTTTCTTTTTCCCGGTACATCGCAATACTCGTCAGAACCTGCACCGGCAGATTTGAACATAAAAGTTCGTATCAATTCCGTTAACCCGCTAAACTGGATAAGTGTAGGCAACGAGATCAAAGCGTTACAGCCAGATATTGTTATCGTGCGGTATTGGCTGCCGTTCATGGGGCCATCTTTAGGAACAATCCTCAGGAGGATAAAAAGAAACAAGCATACAAAGATCATCGCTATCGCAGACAATGTAATTCCGCACGAAAGCAGACCCGGTGATAAACAATTTACCGCTTACTTCATAAAACCGGTTGATGCATTTATTACCATGAGCGAAAAAGTAATGAAAGACCTGCGCCTGTTTACACAAAAAAAAGCGGTGCTAGTACCACATCCGCTGTATGATAATTTTGGCAACCAGGTAAGCAAAAGCGCAGCAAGACAACACCTCCATATCAATGAGTCAGATAATATTATCCTGTTTTTCGGCTTTATACGCCGTTATAAGGGCCTTGATATGTTGCTGCAGGCAATGGCTATTCTAAAAAACGATCCCAGGGCAAAACAGATCAGGCTCCTGGTAGCAGGAGAGTTTTATGAAGACCGAAAAACATACGATGATATTATTCAGCAGAATGATCTTGCAGGCCAACTTATTCTTCGTACAGATTTTATTGCAGACAGTGAAGTTAAATATTACCTGAGCGCAGCAGATTTTGTTATACAACCCTACCGCAATGCAACCCAAAGCGGTGTTACACCCCTTGCCTATCATTTCGAAAAACCAATGCTGGTAACCAATGTTGGCGGGCTGCCCGATCTTGTGCCAGATGGAAAAGCAGGTCTTATTGCAGAGCCCAACCCTGCTGATATCGCTTCACATATTCTTAAACTCTACGAATTAGGCGAAGACCATTTTTTGCCGCACCTTCGTTCAGAAAAAAAGAAGTATAGCTGGTCTGTATTGGTAGATACAATTAAAAACCTGACAACAGATTAA
- a CDS encoding glycine-rich domain-containing protein gives MNTERWNNILAFDLDFPQAEYGFSVRLANENNWNKNFTQKAITEYKKFMYLAATADAMVSPSEIVDTVWHQHLIFTQSYQAFCAILGKNVQHIPSTKNKAEFEKFKLAAERTTKLYNASFGDQPKEIWSALTIYDGLHLAKGRVKIRTILVIGILSFIALATPFYFLLKPLYVQIDNPYFLIGFLVLTTLTLLGLEAFNKRQFKKIVQYFDRNNFIFDLQPSELIYLKSRQLTNVIHTSVNELINNNALRVNENASIEMSGFGTADTLEQLQIANEVNDAGVITYPALLKRLLLKPVFYTVASCMDAFRKYVIRSEKFTHLFLANFTGLLFLLMLVFTRLVTGVLRDKPVTLIILIITVFIAVIVLYLHRLVNKLFSTTIPDLYKATVLPNIDTNANWQWLYFLSGNVVLAAPTLVLINSLEKNKYNGGDSTGGSSCGSSCGSSCSSCGGCGGD, from the coding sequence ATGAATACAGAACGTTGGAACAATATATTAGCATTCGACTTAGACTTTCCGCAAGCTGAGTATGGATTCTCCGTTCGTCTTGCTAACGAAAACAACTGGAACAAAAATTTTACCCAAAAAGCGATAACCGAGTATAAAAAATTCATGTACCTGGCCGCAACGGCAGATGCAATGGTTTCTCCATCAGAGATCGTAGATACAGTCTGGCACCAACACCTCATTTTTACACAATCATACCAGGCGTTTTGCGCTATTCTTGGCAAGAACGTACAGCACATTCCATCTACAAAAAATAAAGCCGAATTTGAGAAATTTAAACTTGCGGCGGAAAGAACAACAAAGCTCTACAATGCCAGCTTTGGAGACCAGCCAAAAGAAATTTGGAGTGCGTTAACTATATATGACGGTTTGCATCTTGCAAAAGGCCGTGTGAAGATCAGGACAATACTTGTTATAGGTATTTTATCTTTTATAGCACTTGCCACACCATTTTATTTCCTGCTAAAACCACTGTATGTACAAATAGATAATCCTTATTTTTTGATTGGTTTTCTTGTGTTAACCACACTTACCTTGCTAGGCTTGGAAGCATTTAATAAAAGGCAATTCAAAAAAATAGTACAATATTTCGATAGAAATAATTTCATTTTCGATCTTCAGCCTTCCGAGCTGATCTATTTAAAATCAAGGCAGCTTACAAACGTTATTCATACATCTGTAAATGAGCTGATCAACAACAACGCACTGCGCGTTAATGAAAACGCAAGTATTGAGATGTCGGGGTTTGGTACTGCAGATACATTGGAACAATTGCAAATTGCAAACGAAGTAAATGATGCCGGTGTTATAACCTATCCTGCACTTTTAAAAAGGCTATTATTAAAACCTGTTTTTTATACCGTTGCCTCTTGCATGGATGCATTCCGGAAGTATGTAATACGGTCAGAAAAATTTACACACTTGTTTCTTGCAAACTTTACGGGCCTTCTGTTTTTACTAATGCTTGTGTTTACAAGGCTTGTAACAGGTGTATTAAGAGACAAACCTGTTACATTGATTATTTTGATTATTACAGTATTCATTGCTGTTATAGTGCTTTACCTTCACCGCTTAGTCAATAAACTATTCTCTACAACAATACCCGATTTATACAAGGCAACTGTATTGCCTAATATAGATACGAATGCAAACTGGCAGTGGCTGTACTTTTTGTCCGGCAATGTTGTATTGGCCGCTCCTACACTTGTATTGATCAATAGCCTGGAAAAGAATAAATATAACGGCGGAGATTCAACCGGCGGTTCTTCCTGTGGTTCCTCATGCGGCAGTTCATGCAGCAGTTGTGGCGGATGTGGCGGAGATTAG
- a CDS encoding dehydrogenase yields the protein MIYRSRAPLRIGLAGGGTDVSPYSDEFGGAILNATISHYAHANIEPIEGNGIIIQALDQKQEQRFEWNNQLPVDGKLDLLKGVYNRIQKDYGLPITSFRLSTFVDAPVGSGLGTSSTLAVAVTGAFTEMLKLPLGEYDIAHYAYDIERNDLQLAGGKQDQYAATFGGVNFMEFYHNDKVIVNPLRIKQDYLRELENNLVLYFTSTSRESATIIKEQQKNVQQKNEKSIGAMHQLKEQAKMMKEALLKGRLHEIGEILDYGFQQKRNMAKNISNDAIEALYEAVKKAGATGGKISGAGGGGFMIFYCPGNSRYKVIETLNKFGGEVKPYRFTKEGLSTWTTL from the coding sequence ATGATTTACAGAAGCAGAGCACCATTAAGAATCGGCCTTGCCGGTGGCGGCACAGACGTAAGCCCATACAGCGATGAATTTGGTGGCGCTATTCTGAATGCAACCATCTCGCATTACGCGCATGCAAATATTGAACCCATAGAAGGCAACGGTATTATTATACAGGCACTCGATCAAAAACAGGAGCAACGCTTTGAATGGAACAATCAATTGCCTGTTGATGGTAAGCTGGACCTGCTGAAAGGCGTTTACAACCGCATACAAAAAGATTATGGCCTGCCTATTACCAGTTTTCGCTTAAGCACATTTGTTGATGCGCCGGTTGGCAGTGGCCTTGGTACATCATCAACGCTGGCGGTAGCAGTAACCGGGGCTTTTACAGAAATGCTGAAGCTGCCATTGGGTGAATACGATATAGCACACTATGCCTACGATATTGAACGTAACGACCTGCAACTGGCAGGTGGTAAACAGGACCAGTATGCAGCCACGTTTGGCGGTGTAAACTTTATGGAATTTTATCACAACGATAAAGTGATCGTAAATCCACTTCGAATAAAGCAGGATTATTTAAGAGAGTTGGAAAATAACCTGGTATTGTACTTTACCTCTACGAGCCGCGAGTCTGCTACAATTATAAAGGAACAGCAGAAGAACGTTCAGCAAAAAAATGAAAAGTCTATCGGGGCCATGCACCAGTTGAAGGAACAGGCGAAGATGATGAAAGAAGCATTGCTCAAAGGAAGGCTGCATGAAATTGGAGAGATTCTTGATTACGGGTTTCAGCAAAAAAGAAACATGGCAAAAAACATTTCGAACGATGCCATAGAAGCACTGTATGAAGCAGTAAAAAAAGCGGGTGCAACAGGGGGGAAAATAAGTGGCGCAGGTGGCGGCGGGTTTATGATATTTTACTGCCCCGGCAACAGCAGGTACAAGGTTATTGAAACATTGAATAAATTTGGCGGCGAAGTAAAGCCTTACAGGTTTACGAAAGAAGGCCTGAGTACGTGGACCACTTTGTAG
- a CDS encoding D-sedoheptulose-7-phosphate isomerase, translated as MSKRIKEIISASIETKQKILADDAMLQHICDAVNTVTAAFRNGKKVLFCGNGGSAADAQHLAAEFSGRFYKDRAALPSEALHCNTSYLTAVANDYSYDVIYSRIVEGTGNAGDVLVGLSTSGNSGNIVKAFEAAKAKNMITIGFTGESGGKMKELSDYLFNVPSKDTPRIQESHIMIGHIICELVETKLFG; from the coding sequence ATGAGCAAACGTATAAAAGAGATCATCAGCGCATCGATTGAAACAAAACAAAAAATACTGGCAGATGATGCCATGCTGCAACATATTTGCGATGCAGTAAATACTGTAACAGCAGCTTTCAGGAATGGTAAGAAAGTATTGTTTTGCGGTAATGGCGGCAGCGCAGCAGATGCACAACACCTGGCCGCTGAATTTTCGGGCAGGTTTTATAAAGACCGTGCGGCATTACCATCTGAAGCACTCCACTGCAACACATCTTATCTTACTGCGGTAGCAAATGATTACAGTTACGATGTGATCTATTCCCGTATTGTGGAAGGTACCGGTAATGCGGGAGATGTGCTGGTGGGGCTTAGTACATCCGGCAATTCGGGCAATATTGTAAAGGCGTTTGAAGCCGCCAAAGCAAAGAACATGATTACCATTGGTTTTACCGGTGAAAGCGGCGGAAAAATGAAGGAGCTAAGTGATTACCTTTTCAACGTGCCATCTAAAGACACACCGCGTATACAGGAAAGCCATATTATGATTGGCCACATTATCTGCGAACTGGTTGAAACAAAACTCTTCGGGTAA
- a CDS encoding nucleotidyltransferase family protein, with protein sequence MKITEAIILAGGLGTRLRSVVPELPKCMAPVNGKPFITYVIDHLLQQGINRFVLSLGYRHDIISRFIESNYAGLDVAFSVEQEPLGTGGATRYACLKTVTEHVMLANGDTLFKVNIEAVTGAHFGNNASCTLSLKPMQDIDRYGVVEVNDDLSVKSFKEKQPYTAGLVNGGLYALDTKAFLAAYLPLKFSFEKDYLEVFYTTEKIFGVVQDEYFIDIGIPEDYNRAQAEL encoded by the coding sequence ATGAAAATTACTGAAGCCATTATTCTTGCAGGTGGTTTAGGCACGCGCCTGAGAAGTGTTGTTCCTGAATTACCCAAATGCATGGCACCAGTAAATGGCAAACCTTTTATCACTTATGTCATTGATCATTTACTGCAGCAAGGCATAAACAGGTTTGTTTTGTCTTTGGGTTACAGGCACGACATCATCAGCCGGTTTATTGAAAGTAATTATGCGGGGCTGGACGTTGCGTTTTCCGTAGAGCAGGAACCGCTGGGCACCGGAGGCGCTACCCGCTACGCATGCCTGAAAACAGTTACGGAACATGTGATGCTGGCAAATGGCGATACACTTTTTAAAGTAAACATAGAAGCGGTTACCGGGGCTCACTTCGGGAATAATGCCAGTTGCACACTAAGCCTTAAGCCCATGCAGGATATTGACCGGTATGGAGTGGTTGAAGTGAATGATGATCTGTCTGTAAAATCATTCAAAGAGAAACAACCATATACAGCCGGCCTGGTAAACGGAGGTTTGTATGCCCTGGATACCAAAGCATTTTTAGCTGCTTACCTGCCGCTGAAGTTTTCTTTTGAAAAAGACTACCTCGAAGTTTTTTATACAACAGAGAAAATATTTGGTGTAGTACAGGATGAATATTTTATAGATATTGGCATACCGGAAGATTACAACAGGGCGCAGGCTGAATTGTAA
- a CDS encoding D-glycero-alpha-D-manno-heptose-1,7-bisphosphate 7-phosphatase, with amino-acid sequence MIDYKTIDKSWTLFLDRDGVINEDKVGSYIFNRHEFVFMPGAEAAIKTFSDIFGLIVIVTNQRGIGKGLMTTEDLEDIHAYMREGLSTLGGRIDKVYFAPELHDDGPNRKPLTGMALQAKADFPQIDFARSVMVGNKLSDMEFGRNIGAKTIFIPSTDPQTPFPHAMIDERLESLFEFSKRLGSLTIS; translated from the coding sequence ATGATCGATTACAAAACCATTGATAAAAGCTGGACGCTATTTTTAGACAGGGATGGTGTGATAAATGAAGACAAGGTTGGAAGTTATATTTTTAACAGGCATGAATTTGTTTTTATGCCCGGTGCTGAAGCTGCCATCAAAACTTTCTCAGATATATTTGGGCTTATTGTTATTGTAACCAACCAGCGTGGTATAGGCAAAGGTTTAATGACGACTGAAGATCTCGAAGACATACATGCATATATGCGCGAAGGCTTGTCAACGCTTGGCGGCAGGATTGACAAAGTATACTTTGCACCGGAATTGCACGATGATGGCCCTAACCGCAAACCATTAACGGGTATGGCTTTGCAGGCAAAAGCAGATTTTCCGCAGATCGATTTTGCCAGGAGCGTAATGGTTGGTAATAAACTGAGCGATATGGAATTTGGCAGGAATATTGGCGCTAAAACGATCTTTATTCCCTCTACTGATCCGCAGACGCCATTTCCTCATGCAATGATCGATGAAAGACTTGAAAGCTTATTTGAATTTTCTAAACGATTGGGTTCCTTAACGATATCCTAA